The following coding sequences are from one Triticum dicoccoides isolate Atlit2015 ecotype Zavitan chromosome 4A, WEW_v2.0, whole genome shotgun sequence window:
- the LOC119289703 gene encoding probable indole-3-pyruvate monooxygenase YUCCA10, producing MENVVVLIVGAGPAGLATAACLSQFSIPYVILERESCSASLWRNRAYDRLKLHLAKEFCKNYSGMNVLVVGSGNSGMEIAYDLANHGANTSIVIRSPIHVMTKELIRFGMTLAHRLPLNLVDNLIVMAANLIFGDLSRHGIRRPKMGPMILKSKTGRSAVIDVGTVGLIKKGIIKVQGSISKVMGDIVEFQCSKNISFDAIVLATGYKSKTNMWLMNGESMINDNGLPIKEYPNHWKGENGLYCAGLARRGLAGIAADAKNIANDIKSVIGTMSG from the exons ATGGAGAATGTTGTAGTGTTGATTGTTGGCGCTGGGCCAGCCGGCCTTGCAACAGCAGCATGCCTTAGTCAATTCTCAATTCCCTATGTCATTCTCGAGCGTGAAAGCTGCAGCGCGTCACTTTGGCGCAACCGCGCCTACGATCGGCTCAAGCTGCATCTTGCAAAGGAGTTCT GCAAGAACTACTCTGGCATGAATGTATTGGTCGTTGGATCTGGAAACTCTGGAATGGAAATTGCTTATGACCTTGCGAACCATGGTGCCAATACCTCAATTGTTATACGAAGCCCG ATTCATGTAATGACAAAGGAATTAATTCGGTTTGGGATGACACTTGCTCACCGTCTTCCACTGAATCTAGTGGATAACCTCATTGTGATGGCTGCGAATTTAATATTTGGAGACCTATCGAGGCATGGCATCCGAAGGCCAAAAATGGGTCCAATGATCCTCAAGTCAAAAACCGGCCGATCTGCTGTTATTGATGTTGGCACTGTTGGGTTAATCAAAAAAGGTATCATCAAA GTACAGGGGAGCATTAGTAAGGTCATGGGCGATATAGTTGAATTTCAGTGCAGTAAAAATATATCATTTGATGCGATTGTGTTAGCAACTGGATacaaaagcaaaacaaatatgTGGCTCATG AATGGTGAGAGCATGATAAATGACAATGGACTGCCTATCAAAGAATATCCGAATCATTGGAAAGGTGAAAATGGGCTCTATTGTGCTGGGTTAGCAAGGAGAGGATTGGCTGGTATTGCAGCAGATGCCAAGAATATCGCCAATGACATCAAGTCAGTGATAGGCACTATGTCCGGCTAA